A region of the Deinococcota bacterium genome:
ATCAAGAAAACGCTTGATCAAGATGACGTCGTTCCAGGCTGGACGCACCACCGCCATTGCGGTCCCACCACTTATGGCTCTTAATCCCTCGAGCACGTCAGGTAGTTCGTTGGGGGAATGCTCGGTGTCGATCACGATCCAGTCGTAGCCACTGCCAGCGATGATTTCGAGGGCGGTGCCACTGCCCAGGCCGCTCCAAAGCCCGATTTGGCGTTCACCGGCCAGGATGGCTCGTTTGAAGGCGTTGATGGGCATGTCCATCAGTGGATTTCCGGCTCCGGTATGAGGACGCCGACCTCCAAGTTATCGAAGTCGCAGCCAAGGTGCGCCTGAGTGACGTGGCGGTTATAGATCGAACCGTAGCCGCGACCATAAGTGGGTTCAGGCTTGGCCCACGTGGCGCAGCGGGTTGCCATTTCTTCGTCACTCACCTGCAGGGTGAGGCGCCGGTTAGGCACGTCTAGTTCGATAATGTCACCATCTTTCACGAAGGCGAGAGGACCTCCAATATGCGACTCCGGCGAGACGTGCAGGACACAGGTGCCGTAGCTCGTTCCGCTCATGCGCGCATCGGAAATCCTGACCATGTCACGGACTCCCTTCTTGAGGAGTTTTTGCGGGATGGGCAGCATGCCCCATTCGGGCATACCCGGTCCACCCAGGGGACCAGCGTTCTGGAGAATGAGCACCGAATCCTCACTGACCTCTAAGTCATCACGGTCAATGCGCTCGGCCATGTCGTTGTAGTTATGGAAAACCACCGCCGGCCCGCAGTGCTGCAGCAGTTCTGGGCTTGCAGCTGTCTGCTTGATTACGCAGCCGTCAGGTGCGAGATTACCATGCAGAACAGCTAACCCTCCCTCCTCACTCAAGGGGTTGTCAAGGGGCCGGATAACGTCATCGTTGTAGCTCTCAGCGCCGGCGATATTTTCGCCCAGCGTTCGGCTATTGACGGTCATGCAGCTTAGATTAAGCTTGTTACCAAGGCGGTTGAGCAGCGCGCGCAGGCCACCCGCGTAGTAAAAGTCCTCCATGAGGTAAGCGCCGGATGGTCGGATATTAGCGAGCGTTGGCGTCCTCCTCGAGACGGCGTCGAAGTAGTCAAGCTCGAGCTTGATGCCGGCGCGGCCAGCCATGGCGATCATGTGGATAATCGCGTTGGTCGATCCCCCTAAAGCCATAGCCGTGACGATGCCGTTGTCGACAGCAGCCTCACTCAGGATCTCACTCGGGCGCAGGTCCTCCCAGACCATGTTTACGATGCGCCGACCGCTCTCGGTTGCCATCCGCGGGTGGTGAGAGTCCGCCGCGGGGATGGAAGCTGCACCAGGCAGCGTCAAGCCCATCGCCTCGGCAACCGAGGTCATCGTCGAGGCGGTACCCATCGTCATGCAATGGCCGAAGGAGCGAGCGATGCCCTCCTCGACTTCGTTCCACGCCTCTTCATCGATGTTGCCAGCGCGCAGTTCGTCCCAGTACTTCCATGAGTCGCTGCCGCTGCCCAGCACCTCCCCGTGCCAGTTGCCGCGCAACATCGGGCCGGCGGGCACGAAGATGAAGGGAAAATCCATGGTGGTCGCGCCCATGATGAGAGCAGGCGTTGTCTTATCGCAACCGCCCAGGAGGACCGCCCCGTCGATTGGATGGGTGCGCAGGATTTCCTCCGTCTCCATCGCCAGCAAGTTCCGGTAGAGCATCGTCGTCGGCTTCATGAACATCTCGGAGAGCGAGAGGGCAGGCAGTTCGACAGGAAAACCGCCTTCTTGCCAAACGCCGCGCTTCACCTCTTCGGCTCGTTGCCGGAAGTGCAGA
Encoded here:
- the araD gene encoding L-arabinonate dehydratase, with the translated sequence MSKLRKRPEDLRSHRWYGARDLRSFGHRSRTKQMGYSAKDYMGKPIIGIINTWSDLNPCHLHFRQRAEEVKRGVWQEGGFPVELPALSLSEMFMKPTTMLYRNLLAMETEEILRTHPIDGAVLLGGCDKTTPALIMGATTMDFPFIFVPAGPMLRGNWHGEVLGSGSDSWKYWDELRAGNIDEEAWNEVEEGIARSFGHCMTMGTASTMTSVAEAMGLTLPGAASIPAADSHHPRMATESGRRIVNMVWEDLRPSEILSEAAVDNGIVTAMALGGSTNAIIHMIAMAGRAGIKLELDYFDAVSRRTPTLANIRPSGAYLMEDFYYAGGLRALLNRLGNKLNLSCMTVNSRTLGENIAGAESYNDDVIRPLDNPLSEEGGLAVLHGNLAPDGCVIKQTAASPELLQHCGPAVVFHNYNDMAERIDRDDLEVSEDSVLILQNAGPLGGPGMPEWGMLPIPQKLLKKGVRDMVRISDARMSGTSYGTCVLHVSPESHIGGPLAFVKDGDIIELDVPNRRLTLQVSDEEMATRCATWAKPEPTYGRGYGSIYNRHVTQAHLGCDFDNLEVGVLIPEPEIH